A part of Paenibacillus sp. sptzw28 genomic DNA contains:
- a CDS encoding alpha/beta-type small acid-soluble spore protein → MARRSSNQVVVPESREALRQMKYEIAAELGLMVGAITPDRLGHTEFASELGSLGSSSGEAGTVPWAQLATRDAGSVGGYITRKLVQQAEQALNQL, encoded by the coding sequence ATGGCAAGACGATCTTCCAATCAAGTGGTTGTTCCCGAATCCCGTGAAGCGCTCCGCCAGATGAAGTATGAAATTGCTGCAGAGCTCGGTTTAATGGTTGGCGCTATAACGCCGGACCGATTGGGCCATACGGAGTTTGCTTCCGAATTAGGCTCTCTTGGTTCATCCTCGGGTGAGGCGGGCACCGTTCCATGGGCGCAGCTTGCGACAAGGGACGCGGGTTCCGTAGGCGGGTATATTACGCGAAAGTTGGTCCAACAGGCTGAACAAGCATTGAACCAGCTGTAA
- the metK gene encoding methionine adenosyltransferase: MSLKGRHLFTSESVTEGHPDKICDQISDAVLDAFLEADPYARVACEVSVATGLVLVIGEISSRADYVDIPAIVRRTIKDIGYTRAKYGFDSSTCAVLTSLNEQSADIAQGVNAALESRDGKDMLQENEDIGAGDQGLMFGFAANETPELMPLPIALSHRIARRLAEVRKDGTLDYLRPDGKTQVTIEYVDGKPQRVDTIVVSTQHAEEISLEQIQADILEQVIKPVVPAEWLDGETKYFINPTGRFVIGGPQGDAGLTGRKIIVDTYGGYARHGGGAFSGKDPTKVDRSAAYAARYVAKNLVAAGLADKCEIQLAYAIGVANPVSISVDTYGTGTVSDEKLVEVIKKNFDLRPAGIIKMLDLRRPIYAKTAAYGHFGRTDIDAPWERVDKAEQLKADASA; this comes from the coding sequence ATGTCACTTAAAGGACGTCACTTGTTTACATCAGAGTCAGTAACGGAAGGACATCCCGACAAAATTTGCGACCAAATTTCGGACGCCGTGCTCGACGCATTCCTCGAAGCGGATCCTTATGCCCGTGTAGCATGCGAAGTATCGGTTGCAACCGGTCTGGTTCTTGTTATCGGAGAAATAAGCAGCCGCGCGGATTACGTTGATATTCCGGCTATCGTGCGCCGCACGATTAAGGATATCGGCTATACCCGTGCGAAATACGGCTTCGATTCCAGCACATGTGCCGTGCTAACCTCGCTTAACGAGCAATCGGCCGATATAGCGCAGGGCGTTAACGCTGCGCTTGAATCGCGCGATGGCAAAGACATGCTGCAGGAGAACGAGGATATCGGTGCCGGCGACCAAGGCTTGATGTTTGGCTTCGCTGCGAACGAAACACCTGAGCTTATGCCGCTTCCAATTGCATTATCGCATCGTATCGCCCGTCGTTTGGCGGAGGTTCGTAAGGACGGTACGCTCGACTATCTTCGTCCGGACGGAAAAACGCAGGTTACGATAGAATATGTCGACGGAAAACCGCAGCGCGTGGACACCATTGTCGTTTCTACTCAGCATGCGGAAGAGATATCGCTTGAGCAAATTCAAGCGGACATTCTTGAGCAAGTAATTAAACCGGTAGTTCCGGCGGAATGGCTTGATGGTGAAACGAAATACTTCATTAATCCGACCGGCCGCTTCGTTATTGGCGGTCCTCAAGGCGATGCGGGCTTGACCGGGCGCAAAATTATTGTCGATACGTATGGCGGCTATGCACGCCATGGCGGAGGCGCCTTCTCCGGGAAGGATCCGACAAAGGTTGACCGTTCCGCGGCTTATGCAGCGCGTTATGTGGCGAAGAACCTCGTAGCGGCAGGACTGGCCGATAAATGCGAGATCCAGCTTGCGTATGCGATTGGCGTTGCCAATCCTGTATCGATTAGTGTCGATACGTACGGAACAGGCACAGTGAGCGATGAGAAGCTGGTTGAGGTAATCAAGAAGAATTTCGACCTTCGTCCGGCAGGCATTATCAAGATGCTTGACCTGCGCCGCCCGATTTACGCGAAAACGGCTGCATACGGACATTTCGGACGGACTGATATTGATGCTCCTTGGGAGCGCGTAGACAAAGCGGAGCAATTGAAAGCAGATGCTTCAGCATAA